Within Candidatus Schekmanbacteria bacterium, the genomic segment TTAGCACCGGCAAGTTCAATACCATAACTTTGGGCAATAAATATTGCAGCAACTGCTTCATACATTGCTGTGCCATCCATATTTATAGTAGCACCAAGCGGTAGGACAAATCCCGATGTTTTCTTTGACACTCCTCCTTCCTCGGATACGCATTCCATAGTAATCGGCAATGTTGCAGATGATGATGCTGTTGCAAAAGCAGTGAGGAGTGCTTTGCCTACTGTGAAAAAATAATTGATAGGATTTCTTTTCCCAAAAAAGAGGAGAATCATAGCTAAAATAATTACCGAATGAATTGTTAGAGCACTTACTACTGTTATAAAATATTTGCCCAAGCTTCGTATGAGGTTTACAACTGCATTGCCTCCACCCGTAATGCCAAAGCGATATGCTATTAAAGCAAATATCCCAATTGGCGCAAAAAACATTATCCAGCGTACCAGTTTCATAACAGCATCATTTAGAGATGCAAAAAAAGAAATTGCTGTTTCCCCTTTTTCTCCTATTGCATTCAAAGCAAGCCCAAAAAGTATTGATGCAATTATGATAGGCAGTATCTTCATCTCAGCCGCCGCTTGAAAGAGATTCGGATGTATAAGACTTTCAATCATATCAACAACTGAATATGAAGTTTCGGTGGAAATTTTTTCAGGTATCTCTGCACCCGATAAGGGAAATCCCAATCCCGGTTTTATAGAAAGGACCATCATCATACCTATTGCAACTGCAATTCCTGTGGTAGAAAGATAATATACCAGTGTCCTCAATCCAAGTTTACCCAATCTTTTAGTCCCTTGTAGATTCGTGATACCACTAATCATTGATACAACGATTATTGGAATTACCATCATCTTGAGGGCATTAAGGAAAAGGTCACCCAATATTTTCATCTTTATGCTGAAATCAGGAAAAAAAATTCCTGCCCCAGCCCCAATTATCGCCCCTGCAATGATTCCAAAAAGAAGAGCCTGTTTTTTAAAAAAATCGCTCATCAACAATTTAATTTATAGGGGAATAAGAAGCTGAATAGAGTAATTCATCATTCAAGAGTTTGTCTCATCCAATCTCTTACGCAAATATTCTTTTACCTTCTCAAAATCTTTTTTTTTGAAAAAAAGCGTGCCTTCAATTTTGTGACCGTCAATTATATCTTCTTCAAAGATGAGGTTTCGAAGGGTATAAGAGGTCACTCCAAGAGATTTTGCCGCATCTTTCAAACTTATAAATTCTTCAATTTTTATGTTATTCAATGTAGAATCTTCCTCCTTAATTTGATAGATTGATTTTTATAATATATATTTTTCAATTCCATAAGGTCAAGAGAAGATAAAATCCTGATGGAATTAGAAAGAAGACTGTTGGTGATATTAAGCGATGGGAATTGAAAATAGATGAACGAGAGGGATAAAAATAGAATGCGCACTAAACTTTTAATTAGTATTTTTTTGATTTTAGGACTTTCACTTTCAATAACGATGTATCAGATTTCCTCCTTCCAAAAAAAAGAACTTTTATCCAATGCATATAAAGAAGCAGAATCAATGGCGTCAACTCTTCGAACTGTCCTTGAGTATCAGATGATAAACAAGTCGCCAAATATCCTCCAAAGGACATTGGAAGAAACTGTAAAAAATAAGCAATTCTCAAAAATATGCATAATCGGAAAAAACGGTAAAATCAATTACTCCTCAGAAACCGAAGAAGTGGGTCGAACGGTTGAAATTAGTGATAAAAGATGTTCAGTTTGCCACGAAGGCAATAGCAATGTTAGGCCATCTACCCCTACGATTTTACTCAATGAAAATGACAAAAATCCTTTCCTGAGAACTATCAGCCCCATATGGAATAAAAAAGAATGCCTTGGTTGCCATTCAAGAAATAAAAAAATACTCGGCATTTTTCTTACTGAGAAACCCGTGGCACAATCATTTTTCATAATTAAAACAATAGAAAAAAGGATTCTTCTTTCAGGTGTCATCTCCGGTATTTTTATTTTCATACTCATCTATTTTCTCATAGAAAACCTCCTAAATAAAAAAATCAAAAAACTTATCGAAGGGACAAAAGAAATAGGGAAAGGCAATTATTCCATAAATATCAAAATAAGGGGAAATGATGAATTAAAAGATCTTGCAGAATCCTTTAACTCGATGGCACAAAACATCAAAAAAAATATTGACGAAATCAGAAGTATATCAACACAGCTCAATATCCTTTATTCAATAGTCAATAGGTTGAGCAAAACAATAAACCTCAACGAATTAAAGGGGATAATCGTTGATCTTGTGTATGAAATACTCGATACATCATCTACCATATTAATTACAAAAACAAACGATGAAAAACTCTTTGATGTCCTAATCAAAAGTGACAAGGCAAAAAAGCCCAAAAACCTTCAATACCATCTTGATAATGACAGTGTGCCTCAACCTGCCATTTTAACGGAAAGTCATTTTGACACATTAAACAAGCAGAAACCATCCGATTTATTCTTTTCAGAAAAAAAATATATTGCCTATATGCCAATCGGAATGAGAGAAATGAAATTGGGAATGCTCATTGCCGCAAGAAATAACCGTATTTTTACCCCTGACGAAGAGGAGCTCATCAAAGCCATAAGAACGCATGCATCTATTGCCTTCGAGAATGCTTACCTCTATTCAGTTGCAATTACAGATGAATTGACAGGGCTTTTTACATTGAGGCATTTCCACACGAGACTGGAGGAACAGATAGGTACATTTAATCGTTACGGCCAGAAATTTTCTCTTTTGATGCTCGATATAGATGACTTTAAAAATGTTAACGATACATATGGTCATCCTGCCGGTGATTCCGTCCTTATTCAAGCGGCAAAAATAATCAAACAGTCAATTCGTGATGTTGACCTTGCCTTTAGATACGGAGGCGAAGAATTTACAGTAATTCTACCTGAAACAGGAAAGAATGCCGCCAAAGTTGTCGCAGAAAGAATCAGGCGAAACATCGCAGATGCAGAATTCGAGTTAGATGATTATCCTAGCATTTCTGTAACTGTCAGCATTGGCGCCTCTGCCTGTCCCTCAGATGGCACAACTATGAAAGACATAGTTCTCGCTTCTGACAAAGCACTTTATAAAGCTAAAAATGAAGGGAAAAACAGAGTCGTTCTTTTTCAAAAGTAAAAATTCAGGAAATTATTTCCACAATTGGGTTGGAGAAAGCAGGTCAATTAAAATGCGTCTTATATCAATCATTTTGATTGGTTTTTCAAGAACTTCCACAGCTCCATATTCCTTTATCTTGTCAATATTATGTTTAGAGGGATAACCTGTAATCGCCACTATCTTTATGCCGTTTGTTTCCGGTGATTCTTTCAACCTTTTACAAACCTGAAAACCGTCAATTCCTTTCATTACGAGGTCAAGAAAAACGATATGGGGTTTGAAAAGATGAACCAATTCTCCGGCTTCAAAGCCGCTATATGCACCCTGTACTTTAATGTTTGGATCTATTTTTTCAATCGACTCCTTAAAGAAATCCACGATAAAACGCTCATCATCGATTACGAGAACACGCAAATTTTCATCGTCTTTATCTGAGTTGATTTCTTTCCAAAATCTAATGAGTTCTTCTTTCGGAATTCTTCTATGTCCGCCTGCAGTTTTGGTGGATTTCAAAAGTCCTGATTCTATCCATCTTATTATAGTTGCAGGAGATACATTGCAATATTCCGCTGCTTCGTGAGTTGTAAATGCTTTTTTCCCCATACTTTTATTTTAAATACCTAATCATTTATTTGCTATTTTGAAAAGATGCCATTGTCAAGAAAAAAACTTTTTCAACTAATAAAAATACTAATACATAAATGAAATGAATGAAATTATATATTGACAAAAAAGAAATTAAAACCTTTTATATTAGTGATATGTCTGTAAGGAATAAAAATAAAGATGAAACAATATCACAAAGAATTAACAAATATATCTCTTCTTTAGGCAATTGTAAGAACGAAAAAGAGCTTGCTATAAAAACTTCTTCCTATCTCTTGAATTTGACAAATTCACAGGCATGCTTAATTTTTAGCTCCACTGGAGAAAAAAACCTTTTCAAATCTAATGGAATCATATTAGGAAAGAGAAAAATAAAATGCGACTGCATAATCGATGCAAATATAAAAAACGGGAAGGAATATCTCCTCAAAAATCTTGATTTAAGGAAAGAACTTATAAAAAGCAATTGTAAAGATATAAATCTCGTTTCAGGCCACAAATATTTTTCCACATTCTCAATTAAAGGCGCTAATAACGATATTTCTCTACTAATAGAATTATTGAAAAATGAATCAGTTTTTAAAAATGACGAGCTTAAAATAAGCTCTTCTATTGTTGCCCATTCTCAAAGAATTCTCAGAAACATTGAACGCCATTCCTCATATGAAGAATATGCTAAAAAATTAAAGATATTGAATGAGACAATTCATATCATTAATGACTCCCATAATCTCAATGAGCTGGCAGAAAAGATAGAGCCTGTAATGCGCAAAGCGATACCCTATGACTCAATTGTTTTTGCCACTTATGACGATTCTGAACGCTATATTGTTGACCTTTATATAATGTACCACGAGGGAGTAATCAAAAGAAATAACCTTTATGCCCCTACATCGATTGGGAAAATGAAAAAAGAACTGAGAAAAAAGAAAACCATTAGAATTGACGACCTGTCTAAAAATCCTTTTGGACTTGCGCGGATAGCAACATTGGCAGAAGGAATGTCTTCCGAATTGATAGTTGGATGTATTTCAAAGGGAAAAATATTAGGAGTCTTCGTCCTCGTTAAAAAAGAAAAAAACTTCTATACTGACGAAGATGAGTGGTTTATGAGGATGATTGCCAAAGACATTACTTCTGCAATGGTGAGATTTAAGACAGATGAAATATTGAGAAAACAAAAAATCTATTCAGAAATTTCCAACAAAATAATTCAAAAAACCCTTAAATCCGAAAATGCTGAAAAAGCCGCTATCAACCTTTTTTCTGAAATAGAAAAGAAACTTGATTTTGACACATTAAAAGTGGGACTTTTCAACAACGATTTATCAGAGATTACAATATACCTCAAACCCGGCAACAACAAAAAGCTCATAGGTCCTCAGACTTTCAAATACGATGAAAAAAGGCACAAAAAGGTGATTGATCTTCTGCAGTCAAAGAGAAGATATATTTCTGCAGATTCTGAGATTGGGAAAAGTCTATTCAGTGAAAAGGTGGCGGCTGAAGAAAACCTGCAATCTGCAATAATATTCCCATTATCCCTTCCTAAACGATTGCTTGGCTTCATCGCATTTCTCAGCAAAAAGAAAAATATCTTTGGTAAACACGACATAGAGGGAATTGCACTTATAGCAGAAAGTTTCTCACTTGCCCTTGAAAA encodes:
- a CDS encoding dicarboxylate/amino acid:cation symporter; amino-acid sequence: MSDFFKKQALLFGIIAGAIIGAGAGIFFPDFSIKMKILGDLFLNALKMMVIPIIVVSMISGITNLQGTKRLGKLGLRTLVYYLSTTGIAVAIGMMMVLSIKPGLGFPLSGAEIPEKISTETSYSVVDMIESLIHPNLFQAAAEMKILPIIIASILFGLALNAIGEKGETAISFFASLNDAVMKLVRWIMFFAPIGIFALIAYRFGITGGGNAVVNLIRSLGKYFITVVSALTIHSVIILAMILLFFGKRNPINYFFTVGKALLTAFATASSSATLPITMECVSEEGGVSKKTSGFVLPLGATINMDGTAMYEAVAAIFIAQSYGIELAGAKLLIVFFTATIAGIGAAGIPEAGLVTMVLVLQSVGLPVEGIGMILAIDWLLDRCRTTVNVWGDAVGACVIDYYESRNEE
- a CDS encoding DNA-binding protein, yielding MNNIKIEEFISLKDAAKSLGVTSYTLRNLIFEEDIIDGHKIEGTLFFKKKDFEKVKEYLRKRLDETNS
- a CDS encoding sensor domain-containing diguanylate cyclase, which codes for MNERDKNRMRTKLLISIFLILGLSLSITMYQISSFQKKELLSNAYKEAESMASTLRTVLEYQMINKSPNILQRTLEETVKNKQFSKICIIGKNGKINYSSETEEVGRTVEISDKRCSVCHEGNSNVRPSTPTILLNENDKNPFLRTISPIWNKKECLGCHSRNKKILGIFLTEKPVAQSFFIIKTIEKRILLSGVISGIFIFILIYFLIENLLNKKIKKLIEGTKEIGKGNYSINIKIRGNDELKDLAESFNSMAQNIKKNIDEIRSISTQLNILYSIVNRLSKTINLNELKGIIVDLVYEILDTSSTILITKTNDEKLFDVLIKSDKAKKPKNLQYHLDNDSVPQPAILTESHFDTLNKQKPSDLFFSEKKYIAYMPIGMREMKLGMLIAARNNRIFTPDEEELIKAIRTHASIAFENAYLYSVAITDELTGLFTLRHFHTRLEEQIGTFNRYGQKFSLLMLDIDDFKNVNDTYGHPAGDSVLIQAAKIIKQSIRDVDLAFRYGGEEFTVILPETGKNAAKVVAERIRRNIADAEFELDDYPSISVTVSIGASACPSDGTTMKDIVLASDKALYKAKNEGKNRVVLFQK
- a CDS encoding response regulator, whose amino-acid sequence is MGKKAFTTHEAAEYCNVSPATIIRWIESGLLKSTKTAGGHRRIPKEELIRFWKEINSDKDDENLRVLVIDDERFIVDFFKESIEKIDPNIKVQGAYSGFEAGELVHLFKPHIVFLDLVMKGIDGFQVCKRLKESPETNGIKIVAITGYPSKHNIDKIKEYGAVEVLEKPIKMIDIRRILIDLLSPTQLWK